One window from the genome of Yamadazyma tenuis chromosome 7, complete sequence encodes:
- the CTR9 gene encoding protein required for normal CLN1 and CLN2 G1 cyclin expression (EggNog:ENOG503NX05; COG:P; BUSCO:EOG09260EAZ) translates to MTSALPVDDISYYIGKQESDFSGSLDVPLSNGEVVSINLVDELPDDSNELINFLETENCPSKYWISVSQGYARLGNLDEALNVAEAGSKKFTSSKDKAFTYFKCWLYLEFISSGVKKSEYISKLDDEMVEVLYDDENTSGESLVALVSLKAVYSLLKSKDEEALKYFEHLLSINEMNCFAMLGKAQIILKRATNYNVALKLYQQVLLINPSMKPDPRIGIGLCFWFLKDYKMALKSWQRSLELYPNNVKARILVNLYNFNHTFNQSLSDEDFVQNYKDCLSSLDENLKLRKNDPVILLVLSSYYFSKGNYELVEKIANKIIQDISSASNSTTKNKLTKSQMNVLSQCSYWLGRCYFKQLNFTQSQRYFHESIKFNENNFASRLGLGLSQISRELNQEAIITFEQLNKINPRSLEVNYYLGLLNSSLKSRRRNQLAIQHLEKYINLSNNRGLNSDTSNDSESYWLNKEPINLNAYLLLSKLYESKDINQSLNYLGKAVESRIQINREVPVEIYNNIGVFNFNKNNLELASSNFKLALDNLDKVSEDQLREDLKVTLSFNLARSLESTDEEGSIKAYVEILESCPQYFSAKLRLLFLNLVSDKKAKNEIKEEIEDLLETHYSNMEIRSFYGWFIKTFGKSIGLKPDADTNHQKDTLVKYDSHDSYALISLANIYCIMARDLKGSSNEEKRKKYYIRAVELFSKVLSTDSKNVFAAQGLAITYIENKELNKGLDVLRKIRDSLNDISVYLNLAHVLLELKQFNKAIENYEIALKRFTNGNDANILTYLSKSWLLRGNAEKNWGYLLKSLENGESALKYCSESQVNNMKFNVSFIQYQMADFLIKLTVTERKVDVIEENINGLKKAIDILNELVESPNGKGMPYSKDDLKSRASMGNTLLNRLTNVLQDTIDYHLKIDEKLLEAHRIRQEETNERLRKEEEEELRLKLIEEERAKEREKLQEQAKIWAEENRVVDEQDNDDKLFDEEIDKGKENKKGGKGKGKGKGKGKGRKKDFLNDSESATDVSEPEPEPEEPEDEKPSKRKKRNNVIDNDDEDGDDEVVGHKKKKVKSSEFIEDSDEGLDEDELFNE, encoded by the coding sequence ATGACTTCTGCATTACCTGTTGATGATATATCATATTACATAGGTAAACAGGAATCAGATTTTCTGGGAAGCTTGGATGTACCCTTGAGCAACGGTGAGGTTGTTTCTATCAATCTTGTTGACGAACTACCTGATGATTCCAATGAGTTGATTAATTTTTTGGAAACGGAAAATTGTCCTTCCAAATATTGGATAAGCGTATCACAAGGTTACGCCCGTTTAGGCAACTTAGACGAAGCCTTGAATGTGGCTGAGGCTGGttccaagaagttcactTCATCTAAAGACAAAGCATTTACCTATTTCAAGTGCTGgttgtacttggagttcatCAGCCTGGGAGTGAAGAAGTCTGAATACATAAGCAAGTTGGACGACGAAATGGTGGAAGTCTTatatgatgatgagaataCTTCTGGTGAGTCCTTGGTGGCATTGGTGTCTTTGAAGGCTGTTTACTCATTACTCAAAAgcaaagatgaagaagcattgAAATACTTTGAACACTTATTGAGCATCAATGAGATGAACTGCTTTGCTATGTTAGGAAAAGCACAGATAATTTTGAAGCGTGCAACTAATTATAATGTTgcattgaagttgtacCAACAGGTCCTCCTTATAAATCCATCGATGAAGCCTGATccaagaattggaattggtttATGTTTCTGGTTCCTCAAGGATTACAAGATGGCGTTAAAAAGTTGGCAAAGGAGCTTGGAATTGTACCCAAATAACGTAAAAGCCCGAATTTTGGTGAATTTGTACAACTTTAACCACACTTTCAACCAATCGTTAAGTGACGAAGACTTTGTGCAGAATTACAAAGACTGCTTACTGAGCTTAGATGAGAACTTAAAGTTGAGAAAAAATGATCCTGTCATCTTGCTAGTTTTATCTTCCTATTACTTCTCAAAAGGAAACTACGAGTTGGTAGAGAAAATCGCCAACAAAATTATTCAAGATATAAGTTCTGCTTCTAACAGCACTACCAAGAATAAATTAACGAAGTCTCAAATGAATGTGTTGTCACAATGCTCCTATTGGTTAGGTAGATGTTActtcaagcaattgaaCTTTACACAATCTCAACGTTACTTCCATGAGTCTATTAAATTCAACGAAAATAACTTTGCTAGCAGATTGGGATTAGGGTTATCACAAATCAGCAGAGAATTGAACCAAGAAGCTATCATAACATTTGAacagttgaacaaaatcaaccctAGAAGCTTGGAAGTGAACTATTATTTAGGGTTGTTGAACTCACTGCTTAAATCTAGAAGACGGAACCAATTGGCTATCCAGCACTTGGAAAAGTATATCAATTTGAGTAATAATAGGGGATTGAATAGTGATACTTCTAATGATAGTGAATCTTACtggttgaacaaagagCCAATCAATTTGAATGCctatttgttgttgagcaaATTATATGAGAGCAAGGATATCAACCAGTCATTGAACTACTTGGGTAAGGCAGTTGAAAGCAGAATTCAAATTAACAGAGAGGTTCCGGTCGAGATTTACAACAACATTGGTGTatttaacttcaacaaaaataaCCTTGAGTTGGCTTcctcaaacttcaagttggctCTTGATAATTTGGACAAGGTCTCTGAAGATCAATTAAgagaagacttgaaggtaactttgagtttcaacttggcaagGTCTCTCGAATCCACTGATGAAGAGGGATCCATCAAGGCTTACGTGGAAATTTTGGAAAGCTGTCCTCAATACTTTTCTGCTAAGTTACGGTTGTTGTTTTTAAATTTGGTGTCTGACAAGAAAGCGAAgaatgaaatcaaggaagaaatcgaagatCTATTAGAAACCCATTATTCTAACATGGAAATCAGATCATTTTATGGTTGGTTCATTAAAACTTTCGGAAAGAGCATTGGTTTGAAACCAGATGCTGACACCAACCACCAGAAAGACACATTAGTGAAGTACGATTCTCACGATTCTTATGCCTTGATTTCTCTCGCCAACATATATTGCATCATGGCAAGAGACTTGAAAGGTTCTAGCAATGAAGAGAAGCGTAAAAAATACTACATTAGGGCAGTTGAGTTATTCTCGAAAGTATTGTCTACCGATTCTAAAAATGTTTTTGCTGCTCAAGGATTGGCTATCACTTACATTGAAAACAAGGAATTAAACAAAGGGTTGGATGTTTTGAGAAAGATCAGAGACTCTTTGAATGACATTTCTGTttacttgaacttggcacatgtgttgttggaattgaaaCAATTCAACAAGGCCATTGAAAACTACGAAATTGCTTTGAAAAGATTCACTAATGGTAATGATGCAAATATCTTGACCTACTTGAGCAAGAGTTGGTTATTGAGAGGAAATGCCGAGAAGAACTGGGGCTATTTGCTCAAGAGTTTGGAAAATGGAGAATCTGCCTTGAAATATTGCAGTGAGTCACAAGTTAACAATATGAAGTTTAACGTGTCCTTCATCCAATATCAAATGGCCGACTTTTTGATTAAATTGACTGTCACTGAAAGAAAGGTCGATGTTATTGAAGAGAACATTAATGGCTTAAAGAAAGCCattgatattttgaacGAACTTGTGGAAAGTCCAAATGGAAAGGGAATGCCATACTCCAAGGATGATTTGAAATCTAGAGCCAGTATGGGTAACACGTTGTTAAACAGATTGACGAATGTTTTGCAAGATACTATTGACTATCACTTGAAGATCGATGAAAAATTACTCGAAGCCCATAGAATCAGACAAGAAGAAACGAATGAAAGACTCagaaaggaagaagaagaagagttgagattgaagttgattgaagaagaaagggCCAAGGAGCGTGAAAAGTTACAGGAACAAGCCAAAATATGGGCTGAGGAAAACAGAGTTGTAGATGAGCAAGACAACGATGATAAGctctttgatgaagaaattgacaaAGGTAAAGAAAACAAGAAAGGAGGTAAGGGTAAGGGTAAAGGCAAGGGTAAAGGTAAAGGTAGAAAGAAggatttcttgaatgacAGTGAATCCGCTACCGATGTTTCTGAACCGGAGCCTgaaccagaagaaccagaagatgaGAAGCCATCCAAacggaagaagagaaataATGTCATcgacaatgatgatgaagatggagatgatgaGGTTGTGGGAcacaaaaagaaaaaagtCAAATCATCTGAATTTATCGAAGACAGTGATGAAGGATTGGACGAAGATGAGTTATTTAATGAGTAA
- the FGR2 gene encoding small molecule transporter (EggNog:ENOG503NUH8; COG:S): MVATDIEKDIQESVKSASSSSSASDLYDSESDDTALAQKLKLINNTLDEIGFTPYHLKLFFLNGMGYATDSQLLMLESTVRQFVNYQFDQSFPISNEAMVIGGIAGACFWGYGADIIGRKTAFNWSLFLSGLFVIITGAMNSMATYCLFIALSAFAFGGNLVLDTCVFLEFLPFKQQWLLTFFAFFWGIGQTVAVLIAWAFLTNFSCEGPDSAHCDSADNRGWRYTYYVNGAIVLVLAILRVTVVRLKESPKFLVSNNRDEEAFELLKGLAEKYNRKFTLTLAQLEDCGSIVSNHGIQEDRSIVGVFKLVIKHLSILFGTKKMARSTLTLFLSWLILGICYPIYYAFLPTYLATRGANISASTTYGVYRDNVVSNVVSIAGPLIAGGLLYFVPILGRRGVLAIGAFSSAAFFFGYTAITNHAQNLAISSIVYATLYIYFGCLYAYSPEIMPATARATGNACCIMITRFGQIFSPIIAYYSNTASAVPLYVCGGLITVNGFLALTFPFEPSKSRPS, encoded by the exons ATGGTTGCTACTGATATCGAAAAGGACATCCAAGAAAGCGTAAAGTCTgcttcttcctcgtcaAGTGCTTCCGATTTGTATGACTCGGAGTCGGACGATACCGCTTTAGCCCAAAAACTTAAGTTGATTAACAACACTTTAGATGAGATTGGGTTCACACCGTAccatttgaagttgttcttcttgaacgGGATGGGTTATGCCACCGACTCGCAACTTTTGATGTTGGAGTCCACTGTGAGACAATTTGTGAATTACCAATTTGACCAGTCTTTCCCTATCAGTAACGAAGCCATGGTTATTGGAGGGATTGCAGGAGCCTGTTTCTGGGGTTACGGTGCCGATATCATTGGTAGAAAAACCGCTTTTAACTGGTCTTTGTTTTTGTCTGGTTTGTTTGTGATCATCACCGGAGCCATGAATTCGATGGCTACTTACTGTTTGTTCATTGCTTTAAGTGCCTTTGCTTTTGGAGGtaatttggtgttggacACCTGTGTTTTTTTGGAAT TTTTACCATTCAAACAACAATGGTTGTTGACGTTCTTTGCCTTCTTCTGGGGTATTGGACAAACAGTGGCTGTGCTTATTGCATGGGCattcttgaccaactttTCGTGTGAAGGCCCCGACTCTGCTCACTGTGACTCGGCTGATAATAGAGGCTGGAGGTACACCTACTACGTGAATGGTGCCATAGTGTTGGTTTTAGCCATTTTGCGTGTTACGGTTGTGAGATTGAAAGAATCtcccaagttcttggtcTCCAATAACAGGGACGAAGAAGCATTCGAATTGTTGAAGGGTTTGGCTGAAAAGTACAACCGTAAATTCACCTTGACCTTGGCTCAATTGGAAGACTGTGGTAGTATTGTTTCCAATCATGGTATTCAAGAAGATAGGAGTATTGTTGGGGTGTTTAAGTTGGTTATCAAACATTTGTCGATTTTGTTTGGAACTAAGAAGATGGCTAGATCTACACTCACTTTGTTTCTCagttggttgattttgggtaTTTGCTACCCTATCTACTATGCGTTCTTACCAACGTATTTAGCCACCCGAGGTGCTAATATTTCTGCTAGCACTACTTACGGGGTGTACAGAGATAACGTCGTAAGTAACGTCGTTTCAATTGCTGGTCCTTTAATAGCTGGGGGTCTCTTGTACTTTGTTCCAATACTAGGAAGAAGAGGTGTTTTAGCCATTGGAGCCTTTTCCAGTGCTGCGTTCTTTTTTGGCTATACCGCAATCACCAACCATGCCCAAAACTTAGCAATATCGTCGATTGTGTATGCTACTTTGTACATCTACTTTGGATGTCTTTATGCTTACTCTCCTGAAATTATGCCTGCTACAGCAAGAGCTACTGGTAATGCTTGTTGTATTATGATCACCAGATTTGGTCAGATCTTTTCTCCGATTATAGCCTACTACAGCAACACTGCTTCTGCAGTTCCATTATACGTATGTGGGGGTTTAATCACAGTGAATGGGTTCTTGGCGTTGACTTTTCCATTCGAACCAAGTAAATCCAGACCAAGTTAG
- a CDS encoding proline di-methyltransferase (COG:S; EggNog:ENOG503NX0G; BUSCO:EOG09262SWJ) has protein sequence MPVKTAQGTLSGEDHYEGNADANINYDDAIEYWSSVPASVNGVLGGYGEQTSVPKADIVGSSTFIRKLLSRMSVAEGEKKLTIDMGAGIGRITRDFLWKISDECDLLEPVKPFLDRMEAELQDVKQRGKLGDIYPVGMQEWEIPPHKRGKYWLIWCQWCVGQLPDEELVKFWIKCRENLMENGTMIVKENIATFEDIFDETDSSVTRTDTKFRELFVQAGFKLIASDVQKGLPKELFPVRMYCLKAII, from the coding sequence ATGCCAGTCAAGACAGCACAAGGAACTTTGAGTGGTGAAGACCATTACGAAGGTAATGCCGATGCTAATATAAACTACGACGATGCTATTGAGTATTGGAGCTCAGTTCCAGCCTCTGTGAATGGAGTTCTAGGAGGATACGGTGAGCAGACTTCAGTTCCTAAAGCTGATATAGTCGGATCTCTGACCTTCATAAGGAAGCTTCTCTCCAGAATGTCAGTTGCTGAAGGtgagaagaagttgaccaTCGATATGGGTGCTGGAATTGGTCGTATAACCAGGGACTTCTTATGGAAAATCAGTGACGAATGTGATTTATTAGAGCCAGTAAAGCCATTTTTGGATAGAATGGAAGCTGAGTTACAGGACGTAAAGCAAAGAGGAAAGTTAGGTGACATATATCCGGTTGGAATGCAAGAGTGGGAAATTCCACCTCATAAGCGTGGAAAGTACTGGCTTATATGGTGTCAGTGGTGTGTGGGACAACTCCcagatgaagaattggtgaaATTCTGGATCAAATGTAGAGAGAATTTAATGGAAAATGGAACTATGATTGTTAAGGAGAATATAGCCACATTTGAGgatatttttgatgaaactGACTCGTCCGTAACCAGAACTGATACTAAGTTCAGAGAGTTGTTTGTGCAAGCTGGGTTTAAGTTGATTGCCAGTGATGTACAAAAGGGGTTACCCAAGGAACTATTCCCGGTTAGAATGTACTGTTTAAAAGCAATAATCTGA
- a CDS encoding uncharacterized protein (COG:L; EggNog:ENOG503P437; BUSCO:EOG09264O2D): MKQNYWDVSDILASSEKIPTRFNFTVPGIGHLDNQPGKAIKKDTKVELPFWLAQSLAVAPVSGDASIIMLLAPDALNNTVQNAIKSDPVSIDLHSIAPNFYILAERWCALFTDEELSETLKKLCKERAYEINNFASNTSKQINNNFILSLDEFEKKLYKRTMESNRNLRDWLNDQA; encoded by the coding sequence ATGAAACAGAACTACTGGGATGTCAGCGACATTCTTGCCAGTTCAGAGAAGATCCCCACCCGATTCAACTTCACTGTACCAGGAATTGGTCACTTAGATAATCAACCAGGAAAAGCCATTAAGAAAGATACAAAAGTCGAACTCCCGTTTTGGCTAGCTCAATCATTAGCAGTAGCACCAGTAAGTGGTGATGCAAGTATTATAATGTTGCTTGCTCCAGATGCATTGAACAACACAGTGCAAAATGCCATTAAATCGGATCCGGTATCCATCGACTTACACTCCATTGCTCCAAATTTTTATATACTTGCTGAGAGATGGTGTGCCCTATTCACCGATGAGGAGCTTAGTGAGACTCTTAAGAAGTTATGTAAAGAAAGGGCTtatgaaatcaacaattttGCTAGCAATACTTCCAAACAGATAAATAACAACTTTATCTTGTCGTTggatgaatttgaaaaaaagtTGTACAAAAGGACTATGGAGTCCAACAGAAATTTAAGAGACTGGCTTAACGATCAGGCATGA
- a CDS encoding uncharacterized protein (BUSCO:EOG092640PR), which yields MIGNKENVDPDGLTSILKHPHPDLQLEAEFTDPSIASIDDGDTATRFRRRVSFAPEVTLHKIDFIPQPQNRRRTIGTVEEHESSISSVSSSASVSSDSRPPSQVPQPIQDSSDLEDEVEMELTETIRNIREDTMEFTQSLARLNVPAADEIHDSMEETMEFTQSMPVIRATSSGSQDSASGVYDEPTMEFTQPISHIANVGDLSTINEQDEVESVNSRVDEPEMEVTQSVSKITKEVNSVAVDDIPEEEMEVTQAISKITQQEPNDEMDVTQAISKITQQEPNDKMDVTQAISKITQQEPTEDMEMTQPVSSIHSANPRSSLTDELSPQFPDVQIPIPSDLNNKRLSEWDQEPVIKVRKVSESVPVDIASSEVPRIVDNLRNYKNVSLSQFLNDLGIRFFDDIESDDVSNDLLTNSLTEEEYALEDYMKANNKLLVYSLYEFSNKDLSKNLVEGRTLYEELNSTISENNPDLFKEFYSSSLSEQESLKADLSLIQEYAKFEAKNTWYKWRIQLVENLLIKLQTKHEVLLSDKEKLENNLRLIAEEFDSKVEILKDLKTKLSVIHKAKESFKSDSGEFDRLKTQLSESKDDILKIQAEMMVKSSELLALIEKNNGYDNTVKTLTEEIKKHQALIDQSRKFSEHDIRLLNFNFKLFQAMSGIEYKCKEEGKMIFSYKEFKLSLGGGIKVETTVPTLYNSWIYDYIYRSIDSINGSTMEKFHKIKIIIDRFHKLDKEIFKISIKFPIKVIEKDNSNDFGFSVRFSKKNEFKAIVHFKVPLTSLVEEDTVHFKLEYELIKSYDDKKIDSILSSLKHQCHISNEILDNAVL from the coding sequence ATGATTGGTAATAAGGAGAACGTCGACCCAGACGGCTTGACAAGCATATTGAAACACCCGCACCCAGATTTACAACTAGAAGCTGAGTTTACAGACCCCAGTATTGCTTCTATCGACGATGGGGATACCGCCACCCGGTTCAGAAGGCGTGTTTCTTTTGCACCAGAGGTCACTTTACACAAGATAGACTTTATTCCTCAACCCCAGAACCGCCGTCGGACTATAGGAACCGTGGAAGAACACGAGCTGAGCATCAGCTCTGTTTCCAGCTCTGCGTCTGTTTCATCTGACTCTCGTCCTCCTTCCCAAGTTCCACAACCAATACAAGACAGTTCCGACTTAGAGGACGAGGTGGAGATGGAGTTGACTGAAACCATTAGGAATATTCGAGAAGACACTATGGAGTTTACCCAATCTTTGGCCAGGCTCAATGTACCTGCTGCAGACGAAATACACGATAGTATGGAAGAGACCATGGAATTCACCCAATCCATGCCTGTGATCAGAGCCACATCTCTGGGGTCTCAGGATAGTGCTTCGGGGGTCTATGATGAGCCCACGATGGAGTTTACCCAGCCAATATCTCACATAGCCAATGTGGGTGACTTATCGACCATAAATGAACAAGATGAAGTGGAAAGTGTAAATTCACGCGTGGACGAACCTGAGATGGAGGTCACTCAGTCGGTgtccaaaatcaccaaggaAGTTAACTCTGTGGCAGTAGATGATataccagaagaagaaatggagGTGACCCAAGCTATCTCGAAAATCACCCAGCAAGAGCCAAATGACGAAATGGATGTCACTCAAGCTATCTCGAAAATCACCCAACAAGAGCCAAATGACAAAATGGATGTCACTCAAGCtatctccaagatcaccCAACAAGAACCCACTGAGGATATGGAGATGACTCAGCCCGtatcttcaattcatctGGCAAACCCCAGGTCTTCGCTTACTGATGAACTTTCTCCACAGTTTCCCGATGTGCaaattccaattccttcaGACTTGAATAACAAGAGACTCAGTGAATGGGACCAAGAACCGGTTATCAAGGTGCGTAAGGTCTCAGAAAGTGTTCCTGTTGATATTGCTTCTTCTGAAGTACCACGGATTGTAGATAATCTCAGAAACTACAAAAATGTGTCGTTATCCCAGTTTTTAAACGATCTTGGAATCAGgttctttgatgatataGAGTCTGACGACGTTTCTAACGATTTGTTGACTAACAGCTTGACAGAAGAGGAATACGCCCTCGAGGATTACATGAAAGCGAACAATAAGCTACTTGTGTACTCGTTGTATGAGTTTAGCAACAAGGATTTATCGAAGAACTTagttgaaggaagaacTTTATACGAAGAGTTAAATAGCACAATCCTGGAAAATAACCCCgatttgttcaaggaaTTTTATTCTTCCAGCCTAAGTGAAcaagaatctttgaaagcaGATTTATCTTTAATCCAAGAATATGCCAAGTTCGAGGCAAAAAATACGTGGTACAAATGGAGAATCCAACTCGTGGAGAACCTTTTAATCAAGTTACAAACAAAACATGAAGTGCTACTTTCCGATAAGGAAAAGCTTGAGAACAACTTGAGGCTCATTGCTGAAGAGTTTGATAGCAAGGTCGAAATTCTCAAAGACTTAAAAACCAAGTTGTCCGTCATCCACAAAGCAAAAGAAAGTTTCAAGAGTGACTCAGGAGAGTTTGATAGACTTAAAACTCAGTTATCCGAGTCAAAGGATGATATTCTCAAAATCCAAGCCGAAATGATGGTTAAATCCAGTGAATTGTTAGCATTAATTGAAAAGAACAATGGGTATGACAACACTGTTAAGACATTGACAGAAGAGATTAAGAAACACCAGGCTTTGATTGATCAAAGTAGAAAATTCTCTGAGCATGATATAAGGctattgaacttcaatttcaagttgtttcaGGCAATGTCTGGTATTGAGTATAAGTGCAAAGAGGAAGGGAAGATGATTTTTTCATACAAAGAATTCAAGCTCTCCTTGGGTGGCGGTATAAAGGTTGAAACCACAGTACCAACATTGTACAATCTGTGGATCTATGATTACATATACAGATCGATAGACTCTATCAATGGTCTGACTATGGAAAAGTTTCataaaatcaaaatcatcatcgACAGATTCCACAAACTCGACAAGgagatcttcaaaatctccatAAAGTTTCCCATCAAAGTAATTGAGAAAGACAATTCAAATGACTTCGGATTTAGCGTCAGATTCTCCAAGAAAAACGAGTTCAAGGCAATAGTTCACTTCAAAGTGCCTTTAACCAGCTTGGTAGAAGAGGATACGGTGCACTTCAAGCTTGAATACGAATTAATAAAATCTTATGATGACAAAAAAATTGATTCCATATTATCAAGTTTGAAACATCAGTGTCATATTTCCAACGAAATCTTGGATAACGCTGTATTATAA